CTCCCGTTGCTGTGAACATGGCATTAGGTAAAGGTGGTGATGGAACGCAGCTCATCGACGCTGATGCTTCGCTTGTGATTTCAAGTATTTCCTTACTCACAACAATCATCATCAGCGTTTTCGCTAAAGGCTTTCTCAAGTTAATGCCAATTCTTGGTGGGATTATCGCAGGTTATTTAACCAGCCTAGTATATGGCGTGGTCGATTTTGGCCCAGTCACGCAGGCGGCTTGGCTGTCACTACCTAATTTCACGACGCCAGAATTCAACATTAACGCAATCTTATTTATGATTCCTGTCGCGATAGCCCCTGCCGTCGAACACGTCGGTGATATGTTGGCTATCTCCAATGTCACTGGTAAAGACTACCTGAAAAAGCCAGGCCTACATCGCACCGTTGCTGGTGATGGCGTAGCAACGATTGCCGCATCTATGGTTGGCGCACCGCCTAATACGACTTACTCTGAAGTGACAGGTGCCGTTATGCTGACCAAAGCCTTCAACCCCGTAATCATGACTTGGGCAGCGGTGACCGCCATTATATTAGCTTTAGTTGGCAAACTTGGTGCAGCACTGCAAACCATTCCTATGCCGGTTATGGGCGGCATTATGATCCTATTATTTGGTTCAATTGCGACGGTTGGCCTAAACACCCTTATCAAGAACAATGTCGACCTGCACAAATCCCGCAACCTAGTTATCGTTGCGATCACCTTAGTATTTGGTATCGGCGGTATGGCTTTTGGTATTGGCGAATTTAGCCTACAAGGTGTGAGTTTGTGTGGTATCGTCGCAATCCTTCTCAACCTGTTACTTCCACAGGACCTGGGTGAAAATCATGTTGTCGACAATGCGCAAATGGAAGAAGAAGCAAAGTAAAATAAGGCGCGGATAGCAAGAGGGTTGATGTAATGGCATCAACCCTCTTATCGTTTAATCTCTAGAGGCATAAATCTGCAAACTGACCTCGTGTCAGTGAGGCTAAATCTTTCGGTGCAAGCTCAATCTCTAACCCACGCTTGCCTGCACTGACACAGATCGTCTCTCTGTATTCGGCACTCTGATGTATAAATGTTGGTAGTGCTTTTTTCTGTCCAAGTGGGCTAATGCCACCCACTATATATCCCGTGGTGTTCTGAGCTATCTCTGGATTTGCCATCTCTGCTTTCTTTGCTTTCGCGGCTTTTGCAGCCAACTTGAGGTTCAGCTTTTGATCGACTGGTATCACCGCAACCGCTAAGTTTTTAGGTTCACCGTTTATGCTAAACAGTAAGGTCTTAAAGACTTGTTCAGGATCTTGCCCCAGCGCCTCTACCGCTTCCATACCATAGCTATTTGCACGAGGGTCATGATCATATTGATGAATAGTGTGCGCCACTTTTTTCTTCTTCGCGAGATTAATTGCTGGGGTCATACTGATTCCATTAGATACATAACAAAAAAAGCGCTGCAGAATGTGCAGCGCTTTTAAGTTAATGAGATTTCGACATTTTAGTCAACTTACTTGTAAATAATCTCGCCAGCAGGTGCGTACTTGTTCACATCAACTGGGCTGTTCGCTTCTAGGTACTCTTTTAGAACCTCAGCATCGACAAAACCAGTGTTCACATAACCAGGGTGACCTGTCAGTTTAGGGTAACCATCACCGCCCGCTGCGTTAAAGCTTGGGATAGTGAAACGGTAAGTCTCATCAAGGCGAAGTTGCTCACCACCAATGAACACATTAGATACTTTACCGTCTGCCACTGTCATAGAGATACCGGCAAACTGTGCGTAAGCGCCAGAATCAACAGGCTTAGTTGCCACTACGTTGAGGTAATCCAGCACTTCTTTACCTGACATGTCAGTGTAAGTCAGGATATTCGCGAATGGTTGTACTGTTAGCACATCTTTGTACGTTACATCGCCACCTTCAATGGAATCACGAACACCACCTGAGTTCATTACCGCAAAATCCGCTTTGGCACGTTCCATATGTGCAGTCGCGATAAGACGGCCGAGGTTAGTCTGCTTGAAGCGAACCACATTACGGTCACCTTCAAGTTTACCGTTCGTTTCTGCGATCTTAACATCTAGTTGTGCTTTACCTTTTTCTTGGTAAGGACGTAGGAACTCCAGTAGCTCTTCGTCCTGCTTGATTTCGTCTTCAATAAGAACACGCTGTTTCTTACCGTCGATCTTAACCTTCTTCTTCAAGTTAACTGGGATCAGGTCGTAGCTCACCATTTCTAGCTCACCGTTACGGAATTCGTAATCCGCTCGACCTACGTATTTACCCCACTCGTGAGCTTGAACAATGTAAGTACCGTTTTGCAGATCTGGCTTACATTCGTCAGAAGGCTTGAAGTTCTTCTTCACGACGTTAGGCGCTTCCATACATACCGGCTCTTGAGAGTGACCACCGACGATCATATCCAAAGAGCCTTCGTCTAGGTAGCGAGCAAGAGCCACGTCACCCGGAGCATTAACACCACGCTTACCGTCTTCGTAGTGACCCATGTGAGTCACAGCAAAGATCAGATCGGGCTTTTCCGTTTCTTCGATCTCAGCGATAAGCTTCTTCGCTTCTTCTTTAGGATCACGGAAGTCAATACCACCAATAAACTCTGGATTACCGATTTTCGCCGTATCTTCAGTGGTTAGACCAATAACGGCAATCTTAATGCCCTGCTTATCAAACATCT
This sequence is a window from Vibrio coralliilyticus. Protein-coding genes within it:
- the ushA gene encoding bifunctional UDP-sugar hydrolase/5'-nucleotidase UshA, with amino-acid sequence MKQRLIVKTALSAAILATLAGCATAPQQEWEADKTYKLTVLHTNDHHGRFWQNKYGEYGMAARKTLVDELRAEVEADGGSVLLLSGGDINTGVPESDLQDAEPDFKGMNKIGYDAMALGNHEFDNPLEVLFKQKEWANFPMLSANIYDKKTGERMFQAYQMFDKQGIKIAVIGLTTEDTAKIGNPEFIGGIDFRDPKEEAKKLIAEIEETEKPDLIFAVTHMGHYEDGKRGVNAPGDVALARYLDEGSLDMIVGGHSQEPVCMEAPNVVKKNFKPSDECKPDLQNGTYIVQAHEWGKYVGRADYEFRNGELEMVSYDLIPVNLKKKVKIDGKKQRVLIEDEIKQDEELLEFLRPYQEKGKAQLDVKIAETNGKLEGDRNVVRFKQTNLGRLIATAHMERAKADFAVMNSGGVRDSIEGGDVTYKDVLTVQPFANILTYTDMSGKEVLDYLNVVATKPVDSGAYAQFAGISMTVADGKVSNVFIGGEQLRLDETYRFTIPSFNAAGGDGYPKLTGHPGYVNTGFVDAEVLKEYLEANSPVDVNKYAPAGEIIYK
- a CDS encoding uracil-xanthine permease family protein, which translates into the protein MKNAIQGAQMLFVAFGALVLVPLLTGLDPSVALFGAGLGTLLFQFMTRRTVPIFLASSFAFIAPILYGVQTWGIPATMGGLMAAGFVYVIMGAVIKLRGVEIIHKLLPPVVVGPVIMVIGLGLAPVAVNMALGKGGDGTQLIDADASLVISSISLLTTIIISVFAKGFLKLMPILGGIIAGYLTSLVYGVVDFGPVTQAAWLSLPNFTTPEFNINAILFMIPVAIAPAVEHVGDMLAISNVTGKDYLKKPGLHRTVAGDGVATIAASMVGAPPNTTYSEVTGAVMLTKAFNPVIMTWAAVTAIILALVGKLGAALQTIPMPVMGGIMILLFGSIATVGLNTLIKNNVDLHKSRNLVIVAITLVFGIGGMAFGIGEFSLQGVSLCGIVAILLNLLLPQDLGENHVVDNAQMEEEAK
- the ybaK gene encoding Cys-tRNA(Pro) deacylase, with product MTPAINLAKKKKVAHTIHQYDHDPRANSYGMEAVEALGQDPEQVFKTLLFSINGEPKNLAVAVIPVDQKLNLKLAAKAAKAKKAEMANPEIAQNTTGYIVGGISPLGQKKALPTFIHQSAEYRETICVSAGKRGLEIELAPKDLASLTRGQFADLCL